From Carya illinoinensis cultivar Pawnee chromosome 5, C.illinoinensisPawnee_v1, whole genome shotgun sequence, one genomic window encodes:
- the LOC122309281 gene encoding uncharacterized protein LOC122309281, which produces MHTAEEASFMVQWLDKPSIPNGTNTRSSLGVPYTFWPFYDSTMNMAGLTESSCIYLEFPSTRFYSLPSESSYSGGRLSQKSDYLSDFQPILTSTYNFRSMDSVPYLIDGDDCTNQEISKGDAEESAGNMPETVLLHMDLQQKRKTDVPKPDSISEVKTDKPSENS; this is translated from the coding sequence ATGCATACAGCAGAGGAGGCCAGTTTTATGGTCCAGTGGCTTGATAAACCTTCAATACCCAATGGGACAAATACCCGTTCAAGCTTAGGAGTCCCATATACTTTTTGGCCTTTTTATGATTCAACCATGAACATGGCAGGGCTCACTGAAAGTTCATGCATTTATTTGGAATTCCCTAGTACTAGATTTTACAGTCTTCCATCGGAGAGTAGTTACAGTGGTGGTAGACTGAGCCAAAAAAGCGACTACTTGAGTGATTTCCAACCAATTTTGACATCCACTTATAACTTCAGGTCCATGGATTCAGTTCCTTATCTCATTGATGGGGATGACTGCACGAACCAAGAAATAAGTAAGGGAGATGCAGAGGAGTCTGCTGGAAACATGCCCGAAACTGTTCTCCTTCACATGGATTTACAGCAAAAAAGGAAAACTGATGTTCCAAAACCAGACTCGATCTCGGAAGTCAAAACTGACAAGCCATCTGAGAATTCTTGA
- the LOC122309277 gene encoding transcription factor RSL2-like — translation MATWVAFNTNDSSMSMDFGMMGVKNIGSFLIEGDDCLNQEKSDGNAEEPAAVLPQNVSVLHREETQEMPLPESILEGKYNNAPDNSKKRSRITGDSETKKRTLQSKKNKKTSDNGREDNNTDLIGQSSSSCSSEDDCNVNYQEPNGGLSSHLSKKEPASSILNGKTRASRGSATDPQSLYARKRRERINERLRILQNLVPNGTKVDISTMLDEAVQYVKFLQLQIKLLSSDDLWM, via the exons ATGGCCACTTGGGTGGCTTTCAACACGAATGACAGCTCAATGTCCATGGATTTTGGAATGATGGGAGTGAAAAACATCGGCTCCTTTCTCATTGAAGGGGATGACTGCTTGAACCAAGAAAAGAGTGATGGCAATGCAGAAGAGCCTGCGGCTGTTCTTCCTCAGAATGTTTCAGTACTGCACAGAGAGGAAACTCAAGAAATGCCACTGCCAGAATCAATCCTGGAAGGCAAGTATAACAACGCACCGGATAATTCCAAGAAACGATCTCGGATAACTGGAGAT TCTGAGACGAAAAAGAGGACTTTACAAtcaaagaagaataagaagacgAGCGACAATGGCCGAGAAGATAATAATACTGACCTTATCGGGCAGAGCTCGAGCAGCTGCTCCTCGGAGGATGACTGCAATGTTAATTATCAAGAGCCGAATGGAGGCTTGAGTTCACATTTGAGCAAGAAAGAGCCCGCTTCTTCAATATTGAATGGAAAAACAAGAGCGAGTAGGGGATCAGCCACTGATCCCCAGAGCCTATATGCAAGG aaaaggagagagagaataaatgaGAGGCTGAGAATCCTACAGAACCTTGTCCCTAATGGAACAAAG GTTGATATTAGCACAATGCTCGATGAAGCTGTCCAATATGTGAAATTCTTACAGCTCCAAATTAAG CTTTTGAGCTCTGATGATCTATGGATGTAA